One genomic segment of bacterium includes these proteins:
- a CDS encoding glycosyltransferase — protein MTRGPIHVCHVQTTLRAGGLENGVVNIVNGLDPARFRSTVLCLHDAGALAARIVNPTAQVINLAYPDRLAPELPFRLAKLFRELKPDIVHCRNYTPNLYGTLGARLARVPAVVNGEHGLVQTVGWRGKLVSRTLALFADRVLCVSPGLRDYLVQTLHYPPAQVQVIVNGVSLERFDSLRVDRAAKRRELGVPEDAWLLGTVARFFPFKDHPAMLDLLERVPEVAGRPVHAVIIGDGEGAAAFRAEAERRGLSARMHLPGFRSDVAECYPTFDLFCLFSTGNEGTSNAILEAMAAGVPIVATAIEGNRHLIRSGENGVLVPPAGEAKRAALAREVPRLLGDPGLRARLAETAGREVRAKFRLQRMIDDYAAFYAGLAS, from the coding sequence GTGACCCGCGGGCCGATCCACGTCTGCCACGTGCAGACCACGCTGCGCGCGGGCGGGCTGGAGAACGGCGTCGTCAACATCGTCAACGGCCTGGATCCGGCGCGCTTCCGCTCGACGGTGCTCTGCCTGCACGACGCGGGCGCGCTCGCCGCGCGCATCGTCAACCCGACGGCGCAGGTAATCAACCTCGCCTACCCGGATCGGCTCGCGCCCGAGCTGCCCTTTCGGCTGGCGAAGCTCTTTCGCGAGCTGAAGCCGGACATCGTGCACTGCCGCAACTACACGCCGAACCTCTACGGCACGCTCGGCGCGCGACTCGCGCGCGTGCCGGCCGTGGTCAACGGCGAGCACGGCCTCGTCCAGACGGTCGGCTGGCGGGGAAAGCTGGTGAGCCGCACGCTCGCGCTCTTCGCCGACCGCGTGCTCTGCGTCTCGCCGGGTCTGCGCGACTACCTCGTGCAGACCCTGCACTACCCGCCCGCGCAGGTGCAGGTGATCGTGAACGGCGTTTCGCTCGAGCGCTTCGATTCGCTGCGCGTGGACCGCGCCGCCAAGCGCCGCGAGCTGGGCGTGCCCGAGGACGCCTGGCTGCTCGGCACGGTGGCGCGCTTCTTCCCCTTTAAGGACCATCCCGCCATGCTCGACCTGCTAGAGCGCGTGCCCGAGGTGGCGGGCCGGCCCGTGCACGCGGTGATCATCGGCGACGGCGAGGGCGCCGCGGCGTTTCGCGCCGAGGCCGAGCGGCGCGGGCTCAGCGCGCGCATGCACCTGCCGGGCTTCCGCAGCGATGTGGCCGAGTGCTACCCAACCTTCGACCTCTTCTGCCTCTTCTCCACCGGCAACGAGGGCACGAGCAACGCCATCCTCGAAGCGATGGCCGCGGGCGTGCCGATCGTGGCCACCGCGATCGAGGGCAACCGGCATCTCATTCGCAGCGGCGAGAACGGCGTGCTGGTGCCTCCCGCGGGCGAGGCCAAGCGCGCCGCCCTCGCGCGCGAGGTGCCGCGCCTGCTCGGCGACCCCGGCCTGCGCGCGCGCCTGGCCGAGACGGCCGGCCGCGAAGTGCGCGCGAAGTTCCGTCTCCAGCGCATGATCGACGACTACGCGGCGTTCTATGCCGGCCTCGCAAGCTAG
- a CDS encoding EamA family transporter has translation MPASQARLDRFGLAQLGVVYLVWGSTYLGIRLAVREGAGWPPFAMAGLRTLAAAAILLAWARLRGERVRVSRGELALLAPTGALLWLGGNGLVTLAEQRVDSGLAALLVAAMPIWAELIAIALDRRLPKWKTIGSVLIGFAGVAALCWPLLRGGTRADVLGVVALLAAPLFWALGSIWLQRRRPGLGVLAVSGWQQGLGALSLLAMSLALREPQPQPTGEAWLAWAYLVLFGSVLAFTSYMSAIRRLPYRVVATYTYANPVIAVFLGWLLLRESVTGWTLAGALLVVAGVAGVFQNRD, from the coding sequence ATGCCGGCCTCGCAAGCTAGGCTCGACCGCTTCGGGCTGGCCCAGCTCGGCGTCGTCTACCTCGTCTGGGGCAGCACCTACCTCGGCATCCGTCTCGCCGTGCGCGAGGGCGCGGGCTGGCCGCCCTTCGCGATGGCCGGGCTGCGCACGCTGGCGGCGGCGGCGATCCTGCTCGCCTGGGCGCGCCTGCGCGGCGAGCGCGTGCGCGTGAGCCGCGGCGAGCTGGCCCTGCTCGCGCCAACGGGCGCCCTGCTCTGGCTGGGCGGCAACGGCCTCGTCACCCTGGCCGAGCAGCGCGTGGACTCGGGGCTCGCGGCCCTGCTCGTGGCGGCGATGCCGATCTGGGCCGAGCTGATCGCCATCGCCCTCGATCGCCGCCTGCCCAAGTGGAAGACCATCGGCTCCGTGCTGATCGGCTTCGCGGGCGTGGCCGCGCTCTGCTGGCCGCTCCTGCGCGGCGGCACGCGGGCCGACGTGCTCGGCGTCGTCGCCCTGCTCGCCGCGCCGCTCTTCTGGGCGCTCGGCTCGATCTGGCTGCAGCGACGCCGGCCCGGACTCGGCGTGCTCGCCGTCTCCGGTTGGCAGCAGGGGCTGGGCGCGCTCTCGCTGCTCGCAATGTCCCTGGCCCTGCGCGAGCCGCAGCCCCAGCCCACCGGGGAAGCCTGGCTGGCCTGGGCCTACCTCGTGCTTTTCGGCTCGGTGCTCGCCTTCACCAGCTACATGAGCGCGATCCGCCGCCTGCCATATCGCGTGGTCGCCACTTACACCTATGCCAATCCGGTGATTGCCGTCTTCCTCGGCTGGCTGCTGCTCCGCGAATCCGTGACGGGCTGGACTTTGGCCGGCGCCCTGCTCGTCGTGGCCGGCGTGGCGGGGGTCTTCCAGAACCGGGACTAG